From the genome of Gracilibacillus salitolerans, one region includes:
- a CDS encoding sugar phosphate isomerase/epimerase family protein, producing the protein MKIAFQMANYFARATNYQTTTDQWGEAERLVIENFSLQEFDRICSDISEAGFRYIEVWMGHAFPKFMTKYKAEELQHIWKKYQLSPISYSCSLGDPIEAPHWTRMCFETASMLGINMITSGISKESAPLVYEMCKEFDMKVAVENHPEKHPDIIREIIGEYSDMLGAAVDTGWFGTQGFPADEAIRQLQDVLIHVHLKDVQEPGSHHTIALGEGIVPIQTCVDVLKEIEYDGPLAIEHEAGDHDPTEDCRKALEWLNE; encoded by the coding sequence ATGAAGATCGCTTTTCAAATGGCAAATTATTTTGCTAGAGCGACAAATTATCAAACAACTACAGACCAATGGGGAGAGGCAGAACGACTGGTAATTGAAAATTTTAGCTTACAAGAATTTGATCGAATTTGTTCCGATATATCTGAAGCTGGCTTTCGATATATTGAAGTTTGGATGGGACATGCTTTTCCAAAATTCATGACGAAATATAAGGCTGAAGAATTGCAACATATCTGGAAAAAATATCAGTTATCACCGATTAGTTATTCTTGTTCTTTAGGTGACCCAATAGAAGCTCCACATTGGACAAGAATGTGTTTTGAAACAGCAAGCATGTTAGGAATTAACATGATTACGAGTGGGATTTCTAAAGAATCAGCTCCATTAGTATATGAGATGTGCAAGGAATTTGATATGAAAGTAGCTGTTGAGAATCATCCCGAAAAACATCCAGATATCATTAGAGAGATCATTGGTGAATACAGCGATATGCTAGGTGCAGCAGTGGACACCGGTTGGTTTGGTACACAAGGGTTTCCAGCAGATGAAGCGATCCGCCAATTACAGGATGTTCTAATTCATGTCCACTTAAAAGATGTACAAGAACCTGGAAGCCATCATACTATTGCGTTAGGTGAAGGCATTGTACCCATTCAAACTTGTGTAGATGTATTAAAGGAAATCGAATATGATGGTCCACTCGCGATTGAACATGAAGCAGGTGATCATGATCCTACTGAGGATTGTAGAAAAGCTTTAGAGTGGCTGAATGAATAG
- a CDS encoding Gfo/Idh/MocA family protein — protein sequence MVRMALIGTGWQGQGLLNFLTRIDDADVVGICDLNEEMLNKAANKFNVAAYSDYEKMLDETHPEGIIICTPPTVRVPLVRAAAERGIHCFIEKPPAKTIEMANKVMDILEKNKVMNSVGFMYRYSKAVEQCTALLEGKQVSQVRSAMLDGLALRPNWPKWFFDKHRSGGPVFDQAIHIMDLSRYILGEVKQVVGFQGNLVKPKTDEFTVEDSISYLVQYENNILQTHTHSWVYSDHVAELEFISDQFHLTLDIGEGRLTGTMDGENVSFESEDVLYYLELEAFIQAIKENRPELIKSTYADSVKSLRVALAVSDALESAKIIAL from the coding sequence ATGGTACGTATGGCGCTAATAGGCACTGGGTGGCAAGGACAAGGATTATTAAATTTTTTAACTCGAATTGATGATGCTGATGTGGTTGGGATTTGTGATTTAAATGAGGAAATGCTAAACAAAGCAGCAAATAAATTTAATGTTGCTGCCTATTCGGACTATGAAAAAATGCTCGATGAGACACATCCAGAGGGTATTATCATTTGTACTCCCCCAACTGTAAGAGTACCACTTGTTCGAGCTGCAGCAGAAAGAGGAATCCATTGTTTCATCGAAAAACCACCTGCTAAAACAATAGAAATGGCTAATAAAGTAATGGATATATTAGAAAAAAACAAGGTGATGAATAGTGTTGGTTTTATGTACCGCTATTCGAAAGCTGTAGAGCAGTGTACAGCATTGCTAGAAGGAAAACAAGTAAGCCAAGTACGTAGTGCAATGCTAGATGGATTAGCATTAAGACCAAATTGGCCTAAGTGGTTTTTTGATAAACATAGATCTGGTGGACCAGTGTTTGATCAGGCTATCCACATTATGGATTTATCACGATACATATTAGGTGAAGTGAAACAAGTGGTTGGTTTTCAAGGAAATTTAGTTAAGCCAAAAACAGATGAATTTACAGTAGAAGATAGTATTAGTTATCTTGTGCAATATGAAAATAATATACTGCAAACACATACGCATTCATGGGTTTATTCTGACCATGTAGCCGAACTTGAATTTATTTCAGATCAGTTCCATTTAACTTTAGATATTGGTGAAGGTCGATTAACTGGGACAATGGATGGAGAAAATGTTTCATTTGAATCAGAGGACGTTCTCTACTATTTAGAATTGGAAGCGTTTATTCAAGCTATAAAGGAAAATCGCCCTGAACTAATTAAATCAACTTATGCGGATAGTGTAAAGTCTTTAAGAGTTGCGCTAGCTGTATCTGACGCTTTAGAATCTGCAAAAATCATAGCTTTATAA
- a CDS encoding alpha-mannosidase, protein MSSNKEQTLYMIGNAHLDPVWLWQWQEGFQETKATFRSALDRIKEYPDFVFTNSSAANYEWIENNEPEMFEEIKQRIKEGRWEIVGGWWIQPDCNIPSGESFVRQGLYGQRYFQEKFGVTAKVGYNVDSFGHNGMLPQILKKSGMDNYVMMRPNPQEKGLPGRVFWWESDDGSRVLAFRIPFEYCTWGKDLEKHVTRTAGELKAPFNDLMCFYGVGNHGGGPTKENIESIARLNADENFPTLKFSTPNEFFEKIKVKDLPFPVVHDDLQHHASGCYSVHSGIKKWNREAENMLIKAEKFSSLTNWITGQPYRSEELYTAWKNVLFNQFHDILAGTSLEEAYNDARNMHGEAMSIGERSLNYAIQSLSWRINIEEEEGMKPIVVFNPHAWRSEINVEIEVGGMRDSDILVDDQGNHIPMQLVQSHATSNGRYRVSFIADLPPLGYRVYKILKNEKSKLSDDQKQTIKANDHVLENDKYRVEINPETGFVESLFNKTGNVELLSGPASWPVVMEDHSDTWSHNVLRYDEEIGQFKAKSVKRVEHGPVKSVIRVVSEYGKSTMTQDFTMYKTQEQIDVHVTLNWQEQFKTLKLQFPVNLIFRKNTYEIPYGTIVRECNGEEEPGQNWVDVSGTHEKTGKMYGLSLLNDSKYSFDILNKVMSMTVLRSPIYAHHDPKQPNENEHYTFIDQGIQKFTYSLLPHQGNWEAADTVKKASELNQQPVSIIETYHDGDLPQSDSFLEVDQDNVIVSVVKQAEDNDDLILRVYETTNDATEATITLPKWNRTITASFKPSEIKTFRIPKDKGQSIVENNMLEWDDDAK, encoded by the coding sequence ATGAGTAGTAATAAGGAACAAACATTATATATGATCGGAAACGCTCACTTAGACCCTGTTTGGTTATGGCAATGGCAGGAAGGTTTCCAGGAAACGAAAGCAACTTTTCGCTCAGCTTTAGATAGAATCAAAGAATATCCGGACTTCGTATTTACCAACAGTTCAGCTGCTAATTATGAGTGGATTGAAAATAACGAACCAGAAATGTTTGAAGAAATTAAACAAAGAATTAAAGAAGGCAGATGGGAAATTGTAGGTGGTTGGTGGATTCAACCAGATTGTAATATTCCGTCTGGTGAATCATTCGTTAGACAAGGTCTATATGGGCAGCGTTATTTCCAAGAAAAGTTCGGTGTTACAGCAAAGGTTGGTTATAACGTTGATAGCTTTGGACATAACGGCATGCTCCCACAAATTTTGAAAAAAAGTGGAATGGATAATTATGTAATGATGAGGCCGAATCCGCAAGAAAAAGGACTACCAGGTCGTGTGTTTTGGTGGGAGTCGGATGATGGTTCAAGAGTTCTAGCATTTCGTATCCCATTTGAATATTGCACATGGGGTAAAGATTTAGAAAAGCACGTAACTAGAACAGCTGGTGAATTAAAAGCACCATTTAATGATTTAATGTGCTTTTATGGAGTAGGGAATCATGGTGGTGGACCAACTAAAGAAAATATTGAAAGCATAGCGCGTCTAAATGCTGATGAAAATTTTCCAACATTAAAGTTTAGTACACCGAATGAATTTTTCGAAAAGATAAAGGTAAAAGATTTACCATTCCCAGTTGTACATGATGACCTACAACACCATGCAAGTGGTTGTTATTCTGTTCACTCAGGTATCAAAAAATGGAATAGAGAAGCAGAAAATATGTTAATAAAAGCGGAGAAATTTTCATCATTAACAAACTGGATAACTGGTCAACCGTATCGTTCAGAAGAATTATATACTGCTTGGAAAAATGTCTTATTTAATCAATTCCACGACATTTTAGCTGGAACCTCATTAGAAGAAGCATATAATGACGCTAGAAATATGCATGGGGAAGCGATGTCGATCGGTGAGAGAAGTTTGAACTATGCGATTCAGTCTCTTTCTTGGCGAATTAATATTGAGGAAGAAGAAGGAATGAAGCCTATTGTTGTGTTTAATCCACATGCATGGAGAAGCGAAATTAACGTGGAAATTGAAGTTGGTGGCATGAGAGATTCTGATATATTAGTGGATGATCAAGGTAATCATATTCCAATGCAACTAGTGCAATCACATGCTACTTCAAATGGTCGCTACCGTGTAAGCTTTATTGCTGATTTACCTCCATTGGGTTATCGAGTTTACAAAATATTAAAAAACGAAAAATCTAAATTATCTGATGATCAAAAACAAACGATTAAAGCAAATGATCATGTGTTAGAAAATGATAAATATCGTGTTGAAATTAATCCTGAAACAGGTTTTGTCGAAAGTCTATTTAACAAAACAGGCAATGTAGAATTATTATCTGGCCCTGCTAGTTGGCCAGTTGTGATGGAAGATCATAGTGATACATGGTCACATAATGTGTTGCGCTATGACGAGGAAATTGGACAATTTAAGGCGAAATCGGTAAAAAGGGTTGAACATGGCCCTGTAAAAAGTGTGATTCGAGTGGTGAGTGAATATGGAAAATCAACAATGACACAAGACTTTACCATGTATAAAACACAAGAACAAATAGACGTACATGTCACATTGAATTGGCAAGAACAGTTTAAAACATTAAAACTACAATTCCCTGTAAATCTAATATTTAGAAAAAATACGTATGAAATTCCGTATGGAACGATTGTTAGAGAGTGTAATGGAGAAGAAGAGCCAGGTCAAAACTGGGTTGATGTATCTGGTACACATGAGAAAACAGGTAAAATGTATGGTCTTAGTTTATTAAATGACAGTAAATACAGCTTCGATATCCTTAATAAAGTGATGAGTATGACCGTGCTCCGAAGCCCAATTTATGCACACCATGATCCGAAACAACCGAATGAGAATGAACACTATACATTTATCGATCAGGGTATTCAAAAGTTTACCTATTCCTTGTTACCGCATCAAGGGAATTGGGAAGCAGCAGATACTGTGAAGAAGGCTTCCGAACTAAATCAGCAACCTGTAAGCATTATAGAAACATATCATGATGGAGATTTACCTCAGAGCGATTCTTTCTTAGAGGTTGATCAAGATAATGTGATTGTAAGTGTTGTAAAGCAAGCAGAAGATAATGATGATTTAATTCTTCGCGTCTATGAAACAACAAATGATGCAACGGAAGCAACGATCACTTTACCAAAATGGAATAGAACGATTACGGCATCGTTTAAACCTTCAGAAATTAAGACATTTCGAATTCCAAAGGATAAAGGTCAATCCATTGTTGAAAATAATATGCTGGAATGGGACGACGATGCCAAATAA
- a CDS encoding MBL fold metallo-hydrolase, which translates to MQKITDYLYSYEDSCHVYILKNDDSAILIDFGSGSVLDELPAIGVEKVTDILVTHHHRDQIQGLPAVERKGINIWVPHVEQDLITFIDSHWQVREVDNNYNMRQDRFSILNSVKTAKPMQDYGTLKIGDFTIEVLPTPGHTTGSVSFIVECQGQNFAFTGDLIAGSGKAWSLAATQWSYNGGEGIPYSILSLLDLRERNLSALYPSHGTIMDNPVEAIDQLVEKLSQLMQVRNQNPRLFQLRDKPFENITPHLLSNRTSMSNSYVLLSESKKALIIDYGYDFTAGIGLGSDRASRRPWLYNIEKLKQDYDVEQIDVVLPTHFHDDHVAGINLLNEIEGTQVWCPENFADILEHPKKYDLPCLWYDNIPVDRSLPLEKTFQWEEYEFTLFEQSGHTLFAVAILFEVDDKKIFAIGDQYQDSQGKPLSNYVYQNGFRSWDYIDSAQLIQENKPDLLLSGHWEPVDVTKTYLEKILKLGDELEELHQSILPSNRQELGVSRSIAEIYPYQTFVAKDSEFVELEVELYNPTEEKELITYSLVLPREWKKVIEEQTIELESKQTCKKRIKIQCQGLKPQRRSRIAVNVHLGNKQYGQVAEAFISVE; encoded by the coding sequence ATGCAGAAAATAACGGACTATTTATATAGTTATGAGGACAGTTGTCATGTTTACATTTTGAAAAATGATGATTCGGCTATATTGATTGATTTCGGTTCAGGTTCTGTATTAGATGAATTACCTGCAATTGGCGTAGAGAAAGTAACAGATATCCTTGTTACCCATCATCATCGAGACCAAATTCAAGGGTTGCCGGCTGTAGAAAGAAAAGGAATAAACATTTGGGTTCCTCATGTGGAACAGGATTTAATTACTTTTATTGATTCACACTGGCAAGTAAGAGAAGTAGATAATAATTACAATATGCGACAGGATCGTTTTTCAATTTTGAATAGTGTCAAAACTGCTAAACCAATGCAAGATTACGGAACCTTGAAGATAGGAGACTTTACCATCGAGGTTCTACCGACTCCAGGTCATACAACAGGTTCCGTTTCGTTTATTGTCGAATGCCAAGGACAAAATTTTGCCTTTACAGGTGATTTAATTGCGGGTTCTGGCAAAGCGTGGTCATTAGCAGCAACACAATGGTCCTATAACGGTGGTGAAGGTATACCTTATTCGATCCTATCTTTACTAGATTTGCGGGAACGAAATCTATCTGCGTTATATCCTTCTCATGGAACTATTATGGATAACCCTGTTGAAGCGATAGATCAATTAGTAGAGAAATTAAGCCAATTAATGCAAGTGAGAAATCAAAATCCGAGACTATTCCAGTTACGAGACAAACCTTTTGAAAATATTACACCACATTTATTGTCGAATCGGACGAGTATGTCAAACTCATATGTCTTATTATCTGAAAGTAAAAAGGCGTTAATTATTGACTATGGTTATGACTTTACAGCTGGTATCGGTTTGGGCTCAGATCGTGCTTCAAGAAGACCTTGGCTATATAATATTGAAAAGTTGAAACAAGATTATGATGTAGAACAAATTGATGTAGTATTGCCGACTCATTTTCATGATGACCATGTTGCTGGAATTAATCTACTTAATGAAATCGAAGGCACACAAGTATGGTGTCCTGAGAATTTTGCCGACATTTTAGAACATCCGAAAAAATATGATTTACCTTGTTTATGGTATGACAATATCCCGGTTGATCGTTCGTTACCGTTAGAGAAAACATTTCAATGGGAGGAATATGAATTTACTCTATTTGAACAATCAGGCCACACGTTATTTGCGGTAGCCATCTTGTTTGAAGTGGATGATAAAAAAATATTTGCAATTGGTGATCAATATCAAGACTCTCAAGGGAAACCATTGTCTAATTATGTGTATCAAAACGGATTTCGCTCATGGGATTATATAGATTCAGCTCAATTAATCCAAGAAAATAAGCCAGATTTATTACTGTCAGGGCATTGGGAACCAGTTGACGTAACGAAAACTTATTTGGAAAAGATCTTGAAATTAGGGGATGAATTAGAAGAGCTTCACCAGAGTATATTACCCTCTAATCGTCAAGAGTTAGGCGTATCCAGAAGCATAGCTGAAATTTATCCATATCAAACATTTGTTGCAAAGGATTCAGAATTTGTCGAGTTGGAAGTAGAATTATATAACCCAACAGAAGAAAAAGAGTTGATAACCTATTCTCTAGTTTTACCGAGGGAATGGAAAAAGGTTATCGAAGAACAGACAATAGAGTTAGAATCAAAACAAACATGCAAAAAGAGGATAAAAATTCAATGTCAGGGTTTGAAACCACAGAGAAGGTCAAGAATTGCAGTAAATGTTCACTTAGGAAATAAGCAATATGGACAAGTGGCAGAAGCATTCATTTCAGTTGAATAA
- a CDS encoding carbohydrate ABC transporter permease: MGIFNKNYYESVKVQKRISNSIILILLLLGSILLLSPIWWMFATSVKNMQEIMTYPPTFWPNEWNWSNYADTLEAAPFIRYTFNTLFLTGFAVFANTLSNSFIAYGFAKIRFKGREVLFAILLATMMLPAFVTMIPHYVMFAKLGWLNTYLPLIIPQFFGGAFFVFLLRQFFRTIPNELMEAAKIDGASHLYIWARIILPLSKPAIATVAIFTFNGAWNDFIGPLLYLNDESLYTLQIGLQVFKGQVSTQWNYLMAGSLMVLLPVIILFFIFQRYFIEGMNLTAGSKG; this comes from the coding sequence ATGGGTATTTTTAATAAAAATTACTATGAAAGTGTAAAAGTTCAAAAGAGAATTTCTAATAGTATTATTCTCATTCTCTTGTTATTAGGAAGTATATTGCTACTGTCACCGATTTGGTGGATGTTCGCAACGTCCGTTAAGAACATGCAGGAAATCATGACCTATCCACCTACATTTTGGCCGAACGAATGGAATTGGAGTAACTATGCTGACACTTTGGAGGCAGCACCATTTATACGTTATACCTTTAACACTTTGTTTTTAACAGGATTTGCGGTATTTGCCAATACACTATCCAACTCTTTTATTGCCTATGGATTTGCAAAGATCAGATTTAAAGGAAGAGAAGTTTTATTTGCGATTCTATTAGCGACAATGATGTTACCGGCTTTCGTTACAATGATCCCGCATTATGTCATGTTTGCTAAATTAGGTTGGCTGAATACCTATCTACCATTAATCATTCCGCAATTTTTTGGTGGTGCTTTCTTTGTTTTCTTATTAAGACAATTTTTTAGAACGATACCAAATGAATTAATGGAAGCGGCAAAAATAGATGGCGCTTCTCATCTTTATATTTGGGCACGAATTATTTTGCCGTTATCTAAACCAGCTATTGCAACGGTTGCAATCTTTACATTCAACGGTGCATGGAATGACTTTATTGGTCCATTGTTATATTTAAATGATGAGTCCCTTTATACGTTACAAATTGGTTTGCAAGTATTTAAAGGTCAAGTATCCACACAATGGAACTACTTAATGGCTGGTTCGTTAATGGTTTTATTGCCTGTAATTATATTATTCTTTATTTTCCAACGTTACTTTATTGAAGGTATGAATTTAACAGCGGGATCTAAAGGGTAA
- a CDS encoding protein O-GlcNAcase, protein MSAPFFEKRGVLEGFYGAFYTESERNDLIHFMYKHDFNFYIYGPKNDRQHRARWREPYPDYIMKQFGRTIQLAKKLDIDFCYSIGSGVSINYASDDEVTIIKEKFKAFYDIGVRSFAIMLDDIAPNFRTVEEQEKFNSFAEAQSFLCNHLYHWLKELNESCTLFMCPTDYHGQAPFSDYIHELGELLDPNIDVCYTGADITTAQITNQDTKEFGEAIRRSPIIWENYPVNDLAMTSEMHLGPITGRDPNLYETTKGFLVNTMNQAEASKVPLLTFKAYLKDPHSYEPWKEWNDALKEIAGTRHAAFLKTFAENALQSCLKQSNSKTLSGLMEEIKVLLTQQAPITGTKATQDLIEYLNHLDETGYHLKFRMENEALRNDLLPWIELMESWAWAGRRAIWLLEALEKNEGIEEAKQWFIESSSEVEKHPKEMTDGSLQVLIDYANQQMRRMLCRK, encoded by the coding sequence TTGTCAGCTCCATTTTTTGAGAAAAGAGGTGTGTTGGAGGGCTTCTATGGTGCCTTCTATACAGAGAGTGAGCGGAATGATTTAATTCATTTTATGTATAAACATGACTTTAACTTTTACATATATGGTCCAAAAAATGACCGACAACATCGTGCACGGTGGAGAGAGCCTTATCCTGATTATATTATGAAACAGTTTGGTCGGACAATTCAATTAGCAAAGAAGCTAGATATTGATTTTTGTTATTCCATTGGATCAGGAGTTTCCATTAATTATGCCTCTGATGATGAGGTCACGATCATTAAAGAGAAGTTTAAGGCTTTTTATGATATAGGTGTGAGGAGCTTTGCGATTATGCTTGATGATATTGCTCCCAATTTTCGAACAGTGGAAGAACAAGAAAAATTCAATAGTTTTGCAGAAGCACAATCCTTTTTATGCAACCATCTCTATCATTGGTTAAAAGAATTAAATGAAAGCTGCACATTATTTATGTGTCCAACCGATTACCATGGTCAAGCACCATTTAGTGATTACATACATGAATTAGGTGAGTTGTTAGACCCGAATATAGATGTTTGTTATACAGGGGCAGATATTACAACGGCACAAATAACGAATCAAGATACAAAAGAATTTGGAGAAGCCATTCGTAGATCACCTATTATTTGGGAGAATTATCCGGTTAATGATTTAGCGATGACTTCAGAAATGCACTTAGGACCTATTACGGGGAGAGATCCGAACTTATATGAAACTACAAAAGGCTTTTTAGTTAATACAATGAACCAAGCGGAAGCTTCTAAAGTTCCATTACTTACATTTAAAGCTTATTTAAAGGATCCTCATTCCTATGAACCTTGGAAAGAGTGGAACGATGCTTTAAAGGAAATAGCAGGTACTAGACATGCTGCCTTTTTAAAGACATTTGCAGAGAATGCTCTACAGTCCTGTTTAAAACAGAGTAATTCCAAAACTTTATCAGGATTGATGGAAGAAATAAAGGTATTACTTACTCAACAAGCTCCTATCACTGGTACGAAAGCTACGCAAGATTTAATAGAGTATTTAAACCATTTAGACGAAACGGGATATCATTTAAAATTTCGAATGGAAAATGAAGCGCTAAGAAATGATTTATTACCCTGGATTGAATTGATGGAAAGTTGGGCTTGGGCTGGCAGAAGAGCGATATGGTTATTAGAAGCTTTAGAGAAGAACGAAGGTATCGAAGAAGCGAAACAATGGTTTATAGAATCATCCTCAGAAGTAGAAAAACATCCTAAAGAAATGACAGACGGTTCCTTACAAGTATTAATTGATTATGCTAACCAGCAAATGAGGAGAATGTTATGCAGAAAATAA